Within the Amycolatopsis sp. 195334CR genome, the region ACGGTGAATGGCGCTGCCCCGCCGAGGTCGTCGAGCCAGCGGAACTGGCCTACGTCGTCTACACCTCCGGGTCCACCGGCAAGCCCAAGGGAGTCCTCGGCCGTCATTCTTCGTTGCTGTCGGTGGTTCGCACGGGCGAGCGGCATTTCAAGGTGCGCGCGTACGACCGGGTGGCCATGCTCGCGCCGCAACATGTCGAAGCGGCGTTCTTCGAGATGTTCGCGACGCTGGCGCTCGGTGCGCACCTCTGCATTCCCACCGAACAGCAGCGAGTACCCGGTCCCGAGCTGGATCGATTCCTGCAGCAAGAGCGGGTGAGCGTGCTGGTCGCGACGCCGTCGCGGTTGCGCGAGATGAACCCCGACCTCTTCCCCGCGCTTCGGGTCGTGATCTGCGGGGGTGAGGACCTGCCCCCGGATGTCGCCCAGCGCTGGGCTTTCGGGCGCACGCTCGTCAACAGCTACGGCGTGTCGGAAGCGACGATCGCCAGCACCTACATCGAGATCGATCCGGATAAGGCCCGGCGGATCCCGATCGGCCGGACGTGCGACGGCAGTGAGATCGTCGTGCTGGACGACGAGTTGCGCCCGGTTCCCGACGGCACTCCCGGCGAACTGTTCATCGGCGGCGACGGCGTGGCGCTGGGCTACCTGGGACGACCGGAGCTGACCGCGGAGCGATTCGTCGACGTCGGTGGCCAGCGCATGTATCGCACCGGCGACCGTGGGGTGCGCGAGGCGGACGGCCTGCTCTACTTCCTCGGCCGCAACGACGACCAGGTGCAGATCGGTGGCTTCCGGGTTGAACTCGGCGAGGTCCGCGCCGTGCTGCGGGAGCACCCCGCGGTCCGCGACTGCGCGGTGCGCGAGGACGCCGGGAGGCTGGTGGCCCACGTCGTGGGCGACGCGAATCTCGATGTCGCGCTCATTCGACGCTGGTTGGCCGAGCGGCTTCCTTCGTACATGGTTCCGGCCTTATTCATCCCGGTCGACGACCTGCCGTTGACTTCGTGGGGCAAAGTCGATCCCACCGCGCTGACCCTGCCCACCCAGTTCAACGAGCGAAACGGCGACGGTGAAAGCCTCAGCGAAACGCAGGCCGCGCTCGGTGAGATCGCTGCCGACCTGCTCGGCCTGGAACGGTTCGACTCGGCTGACCTGCGTGCGGACCTCTTCCTGCTGGGGATGACGTCGTCGCTGATCACCCGCTTCGTGCGCCGGGTCGCCGTCGATCTTGGTACCGAGTTGAGCCCGGTGGACGTGTTCGAGCGTCCGACGGTGGCCGAACTGGCCGGAGTCGTCGACGGGAACGAGGCGGGCTGATGGCACCCGGTGCGGAAGGGCCGTGGTTCCCCCAGGTCGACCGAAGGCAGCGGCCAGCGGTCCGGCTGGTCTGCCTCGGTGCCGCCGGCACGGGAGCCTCCCAGTTCGGTGCGTGGTCAGAAGCGCTGCCCGAGTCGATCGAGGTCTGGCCGGTGCTGCTGCCTGGACGCGAGCGCCGGATTCGGGAGGAACCGCTGCGGCGGATCGACCTGATCGCCGACGAACTGCTCGCGGAGCTGGTTCGGCTGGTTGAACCAGGTGGACCGCCATGGGCCTTCCTCGGGCACAGCTTCGGGGCGCTGGTCGCCTACGAAACGGCGCGGAGGCTACTGGACTCCACGGACCTGGCCGTGGAGGGGCTTGTCGCGTGCTCGATGCCTGCGCCGCATGTGCAGGCCGATCGGCTGCCGGTAGCCACCGACGACGATGCCGCCCTGCTCGACTGGGTCAGGACGTCCGGTGGCGTGGACGACGTGCTGCTCGGCGACGCGCGCTTCGCCCGTTGGCTGGCCGCCGACCTGCGAGCGACATTGGACTGCCGCCGGTCGTACCGGTTGGACCGGCCGGTGAAGCTCGACTGCCCGGTGCTGGTCGCCTCCGGTGCGGATGATCCGGAGGTCGTTCCGGACGACCTCGACGAGTGGCGGTACTGCACAACGGCCACCTTCGAACGGATCACCGTCGGGCGGGGGCACTACTTCCTGCGAAGCCATCAGGACGCGCTGCTGGAGCTGGTCCACGACCGGCTCACGCGGTGGCGCTCCGCGCGATCCAGCAGTTCCTGAAGGGAGCCGTGCCATGACGCGAGAAGGATCCCGTCCCCCGGTCGCACCGGGTGGACGGCCTGTGGTCGGGCATGCGCTGCGGCTGTTCCGGCGGCCTCTCGAATTCGTCGATCGGCAGCGGGCCTGCGGCAACGTGGTGTCGTTCCGCCTCGGCCGCGAGCCCGCGTTCCTGGTGAACAGCCCCGCCACGGTGCGCGAACTGCTCGTCGAGCACAACCAGGTGACCAAGAACGGGGTGCTCTTCGAGAAGCTCAAAGTGCTCGGCGGGGACGGGATCGGCAGTTCCTGGGGCGAACCGCACCGGCAACGGCGTCGGATGCTCGCGCCGCTGTTCACCCAGGAGCGCGTCACGGGGTACGCGAGCACGATGCGCGCGGCGGCCGAGGAGCAGACGTCGAACTGGGTGGACGGCGCGCCGCTCGAACTGGGCCGCGAGTTGAACGAGATCGCCGCCGCGATCCTGGTCCGGTGCATGTTCTCGTCCGACGCGGGCAGCGAGACCGCTCGGGAGGCCGCTCGCTGGTTGCCGGTCGTGTTCCGTGGCGTGGGCAAGCGGGCCTACGCGCCAACCGGCCTGTTGTACGCGCTGCCCACGCGGTCCAACCGGTTGTACACGGAGGCGGGCAAGCGCGTGCACGCGCTGATCGACGAGGTCATCGCGGTCTACCGACGAGAGGGCACGGCAGGCCGGGACATGCTGTCGGCGCTGCTCAAGGCCCGCGACCCCGAGACCGGCGAGACGCTCACCGACCAGCAGGTGCACGACGAGGTCATGACCATGTTCTTCGTCGGCACCGAGGTCTCGTCGGCGGCGCTGGGCTGGCTGTTCCTCCAGTTGGACCGGCACCCGAACATCGCCGACCAGGTGTACCGCGAACTCGACGACGTGCTCGGCGACCGGCCCGTCGAGTTCGACGACCTGCCGAAACTCGAGTACGTCGCGCGGGTGGTCCACGAGACGCTGCGCCTGTACCCACCGGGCTGGTTGTTTCCGCGCATCCCGACGGTCGACATCGAGGTGGGCGGCTACGCGATCCCGGCCGGCGCGAACGTGTTCTACAGCCCGTACGTGCTGCATCGCGATCCCCGGCTGTTCCCCGACCCGGACCGCTTCGACCCCGACCGGTGGTTGCCCGAGCGGACCGGGCGCGTGCCGCGCGGGGCGTTCATCCCGTACGGCGAGGGCGTGCGGGTGTGCATGGGCGGCTCGTTCGCGGCGGCGGAGATGCTGATCGTGCTCGCGGTGGTCCTCCGGCACTGGCGGCTGCCGCTGCGGCCGGGCGCGCGCGTTCGACCCGTCGCGTCGACCACGCTGCACCCCGACCACTTGCCGGTGGTGGCGCGCCGGCGCTGACTCAGCGTTTGCGCGCCACGACGGCGTAGTGGCCGGAGCGCTCGGGATCGGCGGCGGGCGGGCCGCCCAGTTCCGGGCGCCACTTCGCGGTGAGCACGACGCCCGGCACCACCGGCTCCAGGGCGCCCAGCAATCCGGTTATCTGCTCGGCGGACCGCAGCGTGATCGGCGCCGCGGTTTCGGCGAAATACTCCACCGCGGCCGCCATTTCCTCCTCCATGTTCCGCGAGGTGAAATGGGTCATCGCGAGCAGACTTCCTGGGGCCACCGCATCCGCATATCTCGCAATCAGGCCTGCCGGATTACCGGAATCCGGAATGTACTGGACGACGCCGAGCAGAAAGAGCGCGATCGGGCGGCCGAAATCGAGCAGTGCGCGGGTCTCCGGGTGCGACACGACCGCCTCGGCGTCGCGGAGGTCGGCGCGCAGGACGGTCGCGTGCGGGTTGTCCGCCAGCAGGACCTCGCTGTGCGCCACCGCGATCGGGTCGTGGTCCACGTAGACCACGCGGCTCTCCCGGTTCGACTCCTGGGCGATTTCGTGCACGTTTCCCGAGGCCGGGATGCCGGAGCCGAGGTCGAGGAACTGGTGCACGCCGGACTCGACGCAGAAGCGGACCGCGCGCCGGAGGAAATGCCGGTTGAGCCTGGCCATCTCGCGAAACGGTCCCACCTTGGCGATGCGTTCGGCCAGCGCGCGGTCCTCCGGGAAGTTCAGGGAACCGCCGAGCATGTAGTCGTAAACGCGCGCCAAGGCCGGTTTCGTGACGTCGACGCCGGCTGCCGTCCAATCCACCATTCGCGCACCTCTCGCCAATCCGGAAGTGAATCTCCAAATACCGGAAGCAGATTCTAAAATGACGCGGAGGGCACTCAGTAGGCCATTCGGCCGCTGATTGTAGGGTGGGCCCATGGAGAGCTTGCGGTTGATCGACCAGTGGCCGGTGGAGAACGCGGCAGCGGCGGTGGTGCGCGCCGACGGCACCGTGGCCGGCCGCCACGGCGACGCGGGCCGGGAGTTCCCGCTGGCCTCGGTCACCAAGCCGCTCACCGCCTACGCGGCGCTGATCGCCATCGAAGAGGGCGTCGTCGAGCTGGACACCCCGGCCGGTCCAACCGGCGCGACCGTCCGGCACCTGCTCGCCCACACCTCCGGCCTGGCCTTCGACTCACCCAAGACCCAGGCCGAGCCGGGGAACCGCAGGATCTACTCGAACACCGGGTTCGAGCAGCTCACCGAGGTGCTGACCGAGCACTCCGGCATCCCGTTCGCCTCCTACCTGGACCAGGCGCTGTTCGAGCCGTTGGGCATGGCGAACACCCGGCTCGACGGCTCCCCCGCCGCGGGCGCCGTGTCCACCGTGGACGACATGGTCCGGTTCGCCGCCGAGGTGCAGCAGCCCAAACTGCTCGACGCGTCGACCGTGGCGGAGGCGACGTCCGTGGTGTTCCCCGGGCTGACCGGCGTGCTGCCGGGCTACGGCAACCAGAAGCCGAACGACTGGGGCCTCGGCTTCGAGATCCGCGACCACAAGAGCCCGCACTGGACGGGTTCGGCCAGCTCACCGCGCACGTTCGGCCACTTCGGGCAGTCCGGCACGTTCCTCTGGTTCGACCCGGACGCCGGGGCGGCGTGTGTCGCGCTGGCTGACCGCGCCTTCGGCCCGTGGGCGATCGAGGCGTGGCCGCCGTTCACCGACGCCGTGCTCGCGGAACTGGGCGGCTAGGGCTCCATCACCCGGATCGGGCTGCCCGCCTGGTAGGCGGCGATGTCCTCGACGGCGTCGCCGTAGAAGATCTCGTAGACCTCGCGGGTGACGTAGCCGATGTGCGGGGTGAGCACGGCGTTGTCCAGTTCGCGGATGGGGTGGTCCGCGGCCAGCGGTTCCTCGTCGTAGACGTCGATCGCGGCCGCGCGGATCGTCTTGGCGCGGAGGGCGTCGAGCAGCGCGGTTTCGTCGATGATCGGGCCGCGCGAGGTGTTGACCAGCAGCGCGGTCGGCTTCATCAGCGCGAACTCGTCCGCGCCGACCAGGCCGCGCGACCGGTCGCTGAGCACCAGGTGCACCGACAGCACGTCCGACTGGCGGAACAGGTCCTCCTTGTTCACCGCGGTGACACCGTGCTCGGCGGCCCGCGCCTGGGTTAGGTTCTGGCTCCAGGCGATGGTCTCCATGCCGAACGCCTGTCCGATCCGCGCGACACGGGCGCCGAGCCTGCCCAGGCCGAGCAGGCCAAGCGTCTTGCCGTGCAGGCCGGTGCCGACGGTGCGCTGCCAGCCGCCGTCGCGCACGGACTGGAACTCGGTCGGCAGGTTCCGCGAGGCGGCGAGGATCAGCGCCCACGTGTGCTCGGCGGTCGGGTGCGCGATGTAGCCCGTGGACGACACCACCACGCCGAGGCGGTTCGCCGCGGCCACGTCGATCGCCGCGTTCCGGCGACCGGTGCTCACCAGGAGCTTCAGGTCGGGCAAGCGGGACAGCAGCGCCTCGTCGAAGCGGGTGCGCTCGCGCATCGCCACGACCGCCTCCACCCCGGCGAGCCGCCGAACCAGTTCGTCCTGGTCGCCGATGTGCTCGGTGAACACCTCGACCTCGGCCC harbors:
- a CDS encoding cytochrome P450 → MTREGSRPPVAPGGRPVVGHALRLFRRPLEFVDRQRACGNVVSFRLGREPAFLVNSPATVRELLVEHNQVTKNGVLFEKLKVLGGDGIGSSWGEPHRQRRRMLAPLFTQERVTGYASTMRAAAEEQTSNWVDGAPLELGRELNEIAAAILVRCMFSSDAGSETAREAARWLPVVFRGVGKRAYAPTGLLYALPTRSNRLYTEAGKRVHALIDEVIAVYRREGTAGRDMLSALLKARDPETGETLTDQQVHDEVMTMFFVGTEVSSAALGWLFLQLDRHPNIADQVYRELDDVLGDRPVEFDDLPKLEYVARVVHETLRLYPPGWLFPRIPTVDIEVGGYAIPAGANVFYSPYVLHRDPRLFPDPDRFDPDRWLPERTGRVPRGAFIPYGEGVRVCMGGSFAAAEMLIVLAVVLRHWRLPLRPGARVRPVASTTLHPDHLPVVARRR
- a CDS encoding D-2-hydroxyacid dehydrogenase family protein; this encodes MKIAILDDYQNVALSFADWDSLGAEVEVFTEHIGDQDELVRRLAGVEAVVAMRERTRFDEALLSRLPDLKLLVSTGRRNAAIDVAAANRLGVVVSSTGYIAHPTAEHTWALILAASRNLPTEFQSVRDGGWQRTVGTGLHGKTLGLLGLGRLGARVARIGQAFGMETIAWSQNLTQARAAEHGVTAVNKEDLFRQSDVLSVHLVLSDRSRGLVGADEFALMKPTALLVNTSRGPIIDETALLDALRAKTIRAAAIDVYDEEPLAADHPIRELDNAVLTPHIGYVTREVYEIFYGDAVEDIAAYQAGSPIRVMEP
- a CDS encoding non-ribosomal peptide synthetase, translating into MNSCVGVADRTVGDLIERRARAQGDRPCVSAVDGDLSYAQFGALVETIAAQLTRRNLVRGELVAVAIPRSALTVAAALAVWRAGGAFLLIEPTLPELRRSELIRDAGVRLVVSPPERSGVLGGAVEITENGEWRCPAEVVEPAELAYVVYTSGSTGKPKGVLGRHSSLLSVVRTGERHFKVRAYDRVAMLAPQHVEAAFFEMFATLALGAHLCIPTEQQRVPGPELDRFLQQERVSVLVATPSRLREMNPDLFPALRVVICGGEDLPPDVAQRWAFGRTLVNSYGVSEATIASTYIEIDPDKARRIPIGRTCDGSEIVVLDDELRPVPDGTPGELFIGGDGVALGYLGRPELTAERFVDVGGQRMYRTGDRGVREADGLLYFLGRNDDQVQIGGFRVELGEVRAVLREHPAVRDCAVREDAGRLVAHVVGDANLDVALIRRWLAERLPSYMVPALFIPVDDLPLTSWGKVDPTALTLPTQFNERNGDGESLSETQAALGEIAADLLGLERFDSADLRADLFLLGMTSSLITRFVRRVAVDLGTELSPVDVFERPTVAELAGVVDGNEAG
- a CDS encoding SAM-dependent methyltransferase, whose translation is MVDWTAAGVDVTKPALARVYDYMLGGSLNFPEDRALAERIAKVGPFREMARLNRHFLRRAVRFCVESGVHQFLDLGSGIPASGNVHEIAQESNRESRVVYVDHDPIAVAHSEVLLADNPHATVLRADLRDAEAVVSHPETRALLDFGRPIALFLLGVVQYIPDSGNPAGLIARYADAVAPGSLLAMTHFTSRNMEEEMAAAVEYFAETAAPITLRSAEQITGLLGALEPVVPGVVLTAKWRPELGGPPAADPERSGHYAVVARKR
- a CDS encoding thioesterase II family protein; translation: MAPGAEGPWFPQVDRRQRPAVRLVCLGAAGTGASQFGAWSEALPESIEVWPVLLPGRERRIREEPLRRIDLIADELLAELVRLVEPGGPPWAFLGHSFGALVAYETARRLLDSTDLAVEGLVACSMPAPHVQADRLPVATDDDAALLDWVRTSGGVDDVLLGDARFARWLAADLRATLDCRRSYRLDRPVKLDCPVLVASGADDPEVVPDDLDEWRYCTTATFERITVGRGHYFLRSHQDALLELVHDRLTRWRSARSSSS
- a CDS encoding serine hydrolase, which produces MESLRLIDQWPVENAAAAVVRADGTVAGRHGDAGREFPLASVTKPLTAYAALIAIEEGVVELDTPAGPTGATVRHLLAHTSGLAFDSPKTQAEPGNRRIYSNTGFEQLTEVLTEHSGIPFASYLDQALFEPLGMANTRLDGSPAAGAVSTVDDMVRFAAEVQQPKLLDASTVAEATSVVFPGLTGVLPGYGNQKPNDWGLGFEIRDHKSPHWTGSASSPRTFGHFGQSGTFLWFDPDAGAACVALADRAFGPWAIEAWPPFTDAVLAELGG